Within the Campylobacteraceae bacterium genome, the region TATTTTTGAAGTCTGAGTGTTTAATAAAACTCAAAACTTCTTGTATCTTACCTTTGAGTATTTGTTTTTCATTCAATATATAATTTTTTCTAATCTCTTTGCTCTCTTTCTTTAAAGCATCGTATTCATTATCAATTATAAAAGAAGTAAATATTAGTGTAGATATAAGAATCCCGATAAAGGGGATACTGAATATTAGTTTTGGGATATTTTTTTCAGTAAACATGTTTGTCCAATAATTTATTTATTTATTAGTTTGTTTAGTAGCATAACATATTAATAATAAATTTGTTTTCAAAATATTAAAAATTGATATTCTTTACATAAAGAAGTTTCTTTGATTAAAAAGATTGTTTAGCCTGAAGTAAAAGCAAACCTAGTTTGCTTTTACTTCTCACACTAATAGGAATCATATCCCTTTTCTAGCTTCAAGAATAGCACCTGCTTGTGATTTTCTTTTAAATAATAATAAAGAACCAAAACCCGATAATGAGATTAATAATAAACCAAGGGTAGAAGAGGCATCAGGGACATCACCAAAAACTACTATTCCAAATATAGCACCATATATGAGCTGGCTATACACTAAAGGAGCAATTAAACTGGCATCTGCCATTCTGTTAGCAATAACCAACAAATAATTACCAGCAGCAGAAAAGACAGCACTGCCTATCAATAAAAAATAGATATTTACATCAAAGTTGGGTATTTCGATATCATTTAAAATTCCAAAAGGAGTCAAAATTATAGATCCTATACAAAGTTGAGAAAAAAGAAGGAATCTTGGTCTAAAATCAGCTGCAATCATTTTTGTAGAAGCAAGATATGCCCCATAACAAGTTCCAGCCAAAAGAGATAGTACCATTCCCGTGCTTGCCCCAAATCCTGGTTTTACAACTATTATAACACCAATAAAACCAAGTATTAATAATCCCGTTTGAAGTCGTGAGGGTTTTTCTTTAAGAAGTACAACCGCTAAAACATAAGAAATAATGGGTCCTATGAAAAAGCCGCCCAAAACATTTGCAATAGGCTCCGTTTTTAAAGCGGAGATTATAAAAAATATTGCCCCAGTAATAAAAGCAGCTCGCATTATGACTTTTGCTTCAATCAGAAATTTTAACTCAGAAACTTTAAGCCCAGAAAAAGGCAAAATAATAAGAGTAGCAATGAGAAACCTTGACCAAGCTACAATAAAAGGCTCAACGCCACTTGTCGTAAGAACTTTACCAATAGTATCTCCCATTACAACAAATAAAACAGCAAAAAGTACCACTATTATTAATTTAGTCGTTTCGCCCAGTGCATTTATCAAAATAATATCCCTTAATTTAGTCAATTTTTCAGAATTATATCTGAATTATTTTAAGAACAATATACTGATCTTACAGGCTACTTTC harbors:
- a CDS encoding DMT family transporter; protein product: MGDTIGKVLTTSGVEPFIVAWSRFLIATLIILPFSGLKVSELKFLIEAKVIMRAAFITGAIFFIISALKTEPIANVLGGFFIGPIISYVLAVVLLKEKPSRLQTGLLILGFIGVIIVVKPGFGASTGMVLSLLAGTCYGAYLASTKMIAADFRPRFLLFSQLCIGSIILTPFGILNDIEIPNFDVNIYFLLIGSAVFSAAGNYLLVIANRMADASLIAPLVYSQLIYGAIFGIVVFGDVPDASSTLGLLLISLSGFGSLLLFKRKSQAGAILEARKGI